The Hydra vulgaris chromosome 14, alternate assembly HydraT2T_AEP genome includes the window TTTGCAAGCTTCTGAAATGTATTTTGGGTTGTCTcctaaagaagtaaaaaaaactggCTTTTCAACtggcagaaaaaaattatatttctgttCCTTAATCTTGGATGGAATTTAAAGAAGCAGGAAAAGATTGGTTTATTGCATTTATAGAACGCAATCCACAGATCTTTATCAGGCAGCCTGAAGAAACCAGTTTAAGTAGAGCtaataatgtcaataaaatatgaaactatTCTTTGACTACTATCTACAACAATGCTGCGGACATTACTTATTTTCTCCTAATGACATATGTAATATGGACAAAACAGCAGTTACCACAGTACAGAAACCTAATAAAGTTATTGCAAGATGGGATAAAAAGCAGATCAGGGCCATTACTTCTGCAGAATAAGGGACACTACTTACACTTGCTTGCACAGTAAATGCTACTGGCAATAGTATTCCTCCATTTTCCATTTTTCCTCGGGTTCTTTTCAAAGATCATTTTATTAGAGATGCTCCACCAGGAAGTACAGGAGATTCAAATGCAAGTGGCTGGATGAACAAAGCTGACTTTatgaaatatctaaaacattttgtaatgAATATAAGGTGTAGTAAAGAGAAGCCCTGTCTTCTACTGCTTGACAACTACAAGACACACTTAAGCATTGAAGGTTTAAACTTTGCCAAAGACAATGAAGTGGTGATGCTGATATTTCCACCACACTGCACACACAAACTATAACCATTGGACAAATCAGTATATGGCCCACTTAAAACACACATAACCACTGCAGTTGACTCTTGGTTATTTATGCATCCTGGAAAAATATCAACCATATATGACATTCCAACAATTGTGAAGGTTGCGCTTCCCATGGCTGCTACTCCACGaaatattttaagtcattttgCTTTAACAGTGATACTTCCTTTAAATCTAGACATTTTATCTGATAATGAATTTGCTTTTAGTTGTGCAACTGATTGTATGAATGTTTTGGAAACATCCTCTCTCGTTGAGAACTCTGAAGCAACCTTTCAACCTGTAGATATGCCATTGTAGGTCCATCCACTAACTCTGATCCTCAACTAAGCTCATCTAAAGGGAAAGTTTAAGACTGTGGGTTCATCAAGTTGAGGAACTTGATGAACCCACAGTAGATATTTTAGAAAAGGCAAATGACAACCAGCCCTCATATCGGGGTGGTTTTTACACTCTGGTGacctttttaaaattagtgtttCTTATAGCGCTCTCATGTGCacttttgtgaaataaaataatgtaataaatatgcAGAAATGGACAACACACCTTTGTGTAAAATTGCACTCCCTTCggataaaaattgaaaaaatggcATTCCAAAAAGTAAAAAGTGTGACAACAAATCCCGTTCTCCCCTACTGTACTTGTTTACATTTACTTGAGTATTTTGGTTTCGAGGTCAACCATAAATTACATCAAGCTTTAGGGGGGAAGGGGTTGGTGGTTTTGTGATGACTCATACAGAACTTGTTGCTAAAGAGTTATGATGTTGTGACaagaggggggagggggtctaTATTTGTGGGCTCTTCACAGGCAAGCAAAAAAAACACTAGTCCTTGCATtggtaatacaaaaaaaaaacagctaatTTCCTATTTTTGACATAAATTACTTAAAGCCAGTTTATCTTGAACTTTTTTCCTTCCCTGTGTAAACAATTCTCATAGATTGTCAAACCTTCCATTTTcccttttttaacataattaatgGATGCctctaaacattaaaaaatgtgctAGATTAGTGATTCATAATTGGTATGCTACTATTTGAAACTGTACACTTCTATTTGCTACTTAGCAGGGTTGATTGCTAACAAGCaggtttttataaacttaattctttctagataaattaattttattttatctagaaacagaaaaactatattttacagataaaaatttaaaacatggcCTATTTCTCctaatagtaatttaaatagatttatgATACAAGAGTGTccattatttaaactaatgaacAAAAATGGAACTCTGATGCTATCTTAATGGGGAACAACAGCAATCATAACTTATAAAgtaatacacacacacatttcaaaaaaatggaaaaatatgcaTCAAAGGACTAGACCAAGCTGTCAATTGAACTGTCAACTCAGACCAAGCTGTCAAGCCCAagtgaaataagaaaaaaattaggaatagAGGAaggataataaaattaaaaaagatatattgaaCAGATGTTCAGAACAAAATAAAGACACTATagtaaaacatataataaaagtaacaataGAATATAAGCACCATGCATGCAATAGAAACAATAAACTCAGACTCTTAAGGAAAAATCATGAATCATTTGTAACGTCTAaagaaactttacaaaaaaatactcTATGCTTATAGCGGGAGTTGAACCATGAACTGACATTTTATCAGGTTGACACAAAAATCTTGCAATAAAGACTGATAAGATGTAGGCTACAGAAGTTGATAAAGATAGGAAGAATGCATTCCTGATGAGCTAGCCATTTTTTATCAGACTTTCCAAAACATAATTGGTGAACATATTGTGGCCAAGTCTAAATAtctttttctaaactatttttatcaagGCAAAAcataatagaaatttaaaataaaaagtattaaaagttactttaatatttattcacACAATAGATTTTACTATTATGAGTAGATATTATTTGCAgctacaaaattttatatttttaaatttccatgTACAAAAATTGTTGATATGATACTAATCAGAGTTAAacatataactataaaatatagtctaaaaattgtaaaatatttttgaaaagtttttaaatattaattatttacaataaaaacctAAAACTGATTTACCCATATTCATTTGCACTGGTTATATACATTGGATTAGATTGTTTCGAAACATAACCTTTAAACacatctaatatataaaaatgacactaTTTTAATACCTTTGAAACTATAACTTGATaatcttgaaaataaaatttgatataaataataactattgcagaaaaataacttcaaatatctgataataagaaaacaaatttaatacctgggttattaaatttattagggAGACTCTCTGTTTGATAATAATCAGATGTTTTTGCACTATGACCAGGCAGTGTTGCATCATAATCATTATTtgccttataaaaaaaaaagttaaaaaaaataaataacaaagaaTTAAGAAAGAAATTGATCACTTTAAAACTTCTGCCATACTTACCAGTTCATTTACTTTTGCAGCCATggttatctttttaaatttaatttccaatatatttattagtcaCTTTATTATCTACATGTTATAACAAGATTGTTCATTAtccatttattttaacaatataattcaAAATTGACAGTAATAGGCTAGATGTCactcaaaactatttattacccaatcaatcatttattttaatttatagtatatattaaaaacaaaaaaacaggcACAAACATTATTAAACTGacaagaacataaaaaaatacaattaatcacaataattttaataaaatatatgaaataaatatactaatctAAGACTTAATGATAATAAcgaataatgataataaaatcaattatagtaataaatagttagcagtaataataaaaaaatataataacagcaATAACtgtaataacaacaataattaaGGTTATTTAATtaaggaaaataataaaactattgtgtttaactttatttgccttataaaaaaaaaagttaaaaaaaataaataacaaagaaTTAAGAAAGAAATTGATCACTTTAAAACTTCTGCCATACTTACCAGTTCATTTACTTTTGCAGCCATggt containing:
- the LOC105845937 gene encoding piercer of microtubule wall 1 protein isoform X1, coding for MAAKVNELANNDYDATLPGHSAKTSDYYQTESLPNKFNNPDVFKGYVSKQSNPMYITSANEYGSHPPTVHTMPYAFHSKNQKFTEHLGQCGMYRNYSLNTSVDKNPVSSHRDGLF